Proteins from a genomic interval of Acinonyx jubatus isolate Ajub_Pintada_27869175 chromosome B4, VMU_Ajub_asm_v1.0, whole genome shotgun sequence:
- the PCBP2 gene encoding poly(rC)-binding protein 2 isoform X24 — MDTGVIEGGLNVTLTIRLLMHGKEVGSIIGKKGESVKKMREESGARINISEGNCPERIITLAGPTNAIFKAFAMIIDKLEEDISSSMTNSTAASRPPVTLRLVVPASQCGSLIGKGGCKIKEIRESTGAQVQVAGDMLPNSTERAITIAGIPQSIIECVKQICVVMLESPPKGVTIPYRPKPSSSPVIFAGGQAYTIQGQYAIPQPDLTKLHQLAMQQSHFPMTHGNTGFSAGLDASAQTTSHELTIPNDLIGCIIGRQGAKINEIRQMSGAQIKIANPVEGSTDRQVTITGSAASISLAQYLINVRLSSETGGMGSS; from the exons ATGGACACCGGTGTGATTGAAGGTGGATTAAATGTCACTCTCACCATCCGGCTACTTATGCATGGAAAG GAAGTTGGCAGTATCATCGGAAAG AAAGGAGAATCAGTTAAGAAGATGCGTGAGGAG agtGGTGCACGTATCAACATCTCAGAAGGGAATTGTCCTGAGAGAATTATCACTTTGGCTGGACCCACTAATGCCATCTTCAAAGCCTTTGCTATGATCATTGACAAACTGGAAGAG gacATCAGCAGCTCTATGACCAATAGCACAGCTGCCAGTAGACCCCCAGTAACCCTGAGGCTGGTGGTCCCTGCTAGTCAGTGTGGCTCTCTCATTGGGAAAGGTGGTTGCAAGATCAAGGAAATACGAGAG AGTACAGGGGCTCAGGTCCAGGTGGCAGGGGATATGCTCCCCAACTCAACTGAGCGGGCCATCACTATTGCTGGCATTCCGCAATCCATCATTGAGTGTGTGAAACAGATCTGCGTGGTCATGTTGGAG TCCCCCCCGAAGGGCGTGACCATCCCGTACCGGCCCAAGCCGTCCAGTTCTCCAGTCATCTTTGCAGGTGGTCAG GCCTATACCATTCAAGGACAGTATGCCATTCCACAGCCAGAT TTGACCAAGCTGCACCAGTTGGCAATGCAACAGTCTCATTTTCCCATGACGCATGGCAACACCGGATTCAGTG CAGGTTTGGATGCATCTGCTCAGACTACTTCTCATGAACTCACCATTCCAAACGAT ttgaTTGGCTGCATAATCGGGCGCCAAGGCGCCAAAATCAATGAGATCCGTCAGATGTCTGGGGCGCAGATCAAAATTGCGAACCCAGTGGAAGGATCTACTGATAGGCAGGTTACCATCACTGGATCTGCTGCCAGCATTAGCCTGGCTCAATATCTAATCAATGTCAG
- the PCBP2 gene encoding poly(rC)-binding protein 2 isoform X3, translating to MDTGVIEGGLNVTLTIRLLMHGKEVGSIIGKKGESVKKMREESGARINISEGNCPERIITLAGPTNAIFKAFAMIIDKLEEDISSSMTNSTAASRPPVTLRLVVPASQCGSLIGKGGCKIKEIRESTGAQVQVAGDMLPNSTERAITIAGIPQSIIECVKQICVVMLESPPKGVTIPYRPKPSSSPVIFAGGQDRYSTGSDSASFPHTTPSMCLNPDLEGPPLEAYTIQGQYAIPQPDLTKLHQLAMQQSHFPMTHGNTGFSGIESSSPEVKGYWAGLDASAQTTSHELTIPNDLIGCIIGRQGAKINEIRQMSGAQIKIANPVEGSTDRQVTITGSAASISLAQYLINVSLENAKPSSQAASVTIPDHLSINLSQPSTPSSSSSSSTTTPSLATAGTSDAPSSLPNPLPTAPCVSSLLGMKPIPLLALNVVSAAKGTGASATTTTTSAVPCVTNKLKGEKQRFSPY from the exons ATGGACACCGGTGTGATTGAAGGTGGATTAAATGTCACTCTCACCATCCGGCTACTTATGCATGGAAAG GAAGTTGGCAGTATCATCGGAAAG AAAGGAGAATCAGTTAAGAAGATGCGTGAGGAG agtGGTGCACGTATCAACATCTCAGAAGGGAATTGTCCTGAGAGAATTATCACTTTGGCTGGACCCACTAATGCCATCTTCAAAGCCTTTGCTATGATCATTGACAAACTGGAAGAG gacATCAGCAGCTCTATGACCAATAGCACAGCTGCCAGTAGACCCCCAGTAACCCTGAGGCTGGTGGTCCCTGCTAGTCAGTGTGGCTCTCTCATTGGGAAAGGTGGTTGCAAGATCAAGGAAATACGAGAG AGTACAGGGGCTCAGGTCCAGGTGGCAGGGGATATGCTCCCCAACTCAACTGAGCGGGCCATCACTATTGCTGGCATTCCGCAATCCATCATTGAGTGTGTGAAACAGATCTGCGTGGTCATGTTGGAG TCCCCCCCGAAGGGCGTGACCATCCCGTACCGGCCCAAGCCGTCCAGTTCTCCAGTCATCTTTGCAGGTGGTCAG GACAGGTACAGCACAGGCAGCGACAGTGCGAGCTTTCCCCACACCACCCCGTCCATGTGCCTCAACCCTGACCTGGAGGGACCACCTCTAGAG GCCTATACCATTCAAGGACAGTATGCCATTCCACAGCCAGAT TTGACCAAGCTGCACCAGTTGGCAATGCAACAGTCTCATTTTCCCATGACGCATGGCAACACCGGATTCAGTG GCATTGAATCCAGCTCTCCAGAGGTGAAAGGCTATTGGg CAGGTTTGGATGCATCTGCTCAGACTACTTCTCATGAACTCACCATTCCAAACGAT ttgaTTGGCTGCATAATCGGGCGCCAAGGCGCCAAAATCAATGAGATCCGTCAGATGTCTGGGGCGCAGATCAAAATTGCGAACCCAGTGGAAGGATCTACTGATAGGCAGGTTACCATCACTGGATCTGCTGCCAGCATTAGCCTGGCTCAATATCTAATCAATGTCAG TTTAGAAAACGCTAAACCCTCCTCCCAGGCAGCCTCCGTCACGATCCCTGATCACCTCAGCATCAACCTCTCTCAACCCTCcaccccttcttcttcttcttcctcctccaccaccaccccctcgcTCGCCACAGCGGGGACCTCCGACGCACCCTCCAGCCTCCCCAACCCTCTTCCGACCGCCCCTTGTGTCTCCAGTCTGCTTGGCATGAAACCCATCCCTCTCCTGGCTCTAAATGTTGTGTCTGCTGCTAAGGGTACCGGGGCTTCagctaccaccaccaccacctctgccGTGCCATGTGTAACTAACAAACTGAAAGGCGAGAAACAGAGATTCTCCCCCTACTGA
- the PCBP2 gene encoding poly(rC)-binding protein 2 isoform X13: MDTGVIEGGLNVTLTIRLLMHGKEVGSIIGKKGESVKKMREESGARINISEGNCPERIITLAGPTNAIFKAFAMIIDKLEEDISSSMTNSTAASRPPVTLRLVVPASQCGSLIGKGGCKIKEIRESTGAQVQVAGDMLPNSTERAITIAGIPQSIIECVKQICVVMLETLSQSPPKGVTIPYRPKPSSSPVIFAGGQLTKLHQLAMQQSHFPMTHGNTGFSAGLDASAQTTSHELTIPNDLIGCIIGRQGAKINEIRQMSGAQIKIANPVEGSTDRQVTITGSAASISLAQYLINVSLENAKPSSQAASVTIPDHLSINLSQPSTPSSSSSSSTTTPSLATAGTSDAPSSLPNPLPTAPCVSSLLGMKPIPLLALNVVSAAKGTGASATTTTTSAVPCVTNKLKGEKQRFSPY; this comes from the exons ATGGACACCGGTGTGATTGAAGGTGGATTAAATGTCACTCTCACCATCCGGCTACTTATGCATGGAAAG GAAGTTGGCAGTATCATCGGAAAG AAAGGAGAATCAGTTAAGAAGATGCGTGAGGAG agtGGTGCACGTATCAACATCTCAGAAGGGAATTGTCCTGAGAGAATTATCACTTTGGCTGGACCCACTAATGCCATCTTCAAAGCCTTTGCTATGATCATTGACAAACTGGAAGAG gacATCAGCAGCTCTATGACCAATAGCACAGCTGCCAGTAGACCCCCAGTAACCCTGAGGCTGGTGGTCCCTGCTAGTCAGTGTGGCTCTCTCATTGGGAAAGGTGGTTGCAAGATCAAGGAAATACGAGAG AGTACAGGGGCTCAGGTCCAGGTGGCAGGGGATATGCTCCCCAACTCAACTGAGCGGGCCATCACTATTGCTGGCATTCCGCAATCCATCATTGAGTGTGTGAAACAGATCTGCGTGGTCATGTTGGA gactcTCTCCCAGTCCCCCCCGAAGGGCGTGACCATCCCGTACCGGCCCAAGCCGTCCAGTTCTCCAGTCATCTTTGCAGGTGGTCAG TTGACCAAGCTGCACCAGTTGGCAATGCAACAGTCTCATTTTCCCATGACGCATGGCAACACCGGATTCAGTG CAGGTTTGGATGCATCTGCTCAGACTACTTCTCATGAACTCACCATTCCAAACGAT ttgaTTGGCTGCATAATCGGGCGCCAAGGCGCCAAAATCAATGAGATCCGTCAGATGTCTGGGGCGCAGATCAAAATTGCGAACCCAGTGGAAGGATCTACTGATAGGCAGGTTACCATCACTGGATCTGCTGCCAGCATTAGCCTGGCTCAATATCTAATCAATGTCAG TTTAGAAAACGCTAAACCCTCCTCCCAGGCAGCCTCCGTCACGATCCCTGATCACCTCAGCATCAACCTCTCTCAACCCTCcaccccttcttcttcttcttcctcctccaccaccaccccctcgcTCGCCACAGCGGGGACCTCCGACGCACCCTCCAGCCTCCCCAACCCTCTTCCGACCGCCCCTTGTGTCTCCAGTCTGCTTGGCATGAAACCCATCCCTCTCCTGGCTCTAAATGTTGTGTCTGCTGCTAAGGGTACCGGGGCTTCagctaccaccaccaccacctctgccGTGCCATGTGTAACTAACAAACTGAAAGGCGAGAAACAGAGATTCTCCCCCTACTGA
- the PCBP2 gene encoding poly(rC)-binding protein 2 isoform X12: MDTGVIEGGLNVTLTIRLLMHGKEVGSIIGKKGESVKKMREESGARINISEGNCPERIITLAGPTNAIFKAFAMIIDKLEEDISSSMTNSTAASRPPVTLRLVVPASQCGSLIGKGGCKIKEIRESTGAQVQVAGDMLPNSTERAITIAGIPQSIIECVKQICVVMLESPPKGVTIPYRPKPSSSPVIFAGGQLTKLHQLAMQQSHFPMTHGNTGFSGIESSSPEVKGYWAGLDASAQTTSHELTIPNDLIGCIIGRQGAKINEIRQMSGAQIKIANPVEGSTDRQVTITGSAASISLAQYLINVSLENAKPSSQAASVTIPDHLSINLSQPSTPSSSSSSSTTTPSLATAGTSDAPSSLPNPLPTAPCVSSLLGMKPIPLLALNVVSAAKGTGASATTTTTSAVPCVTNKLKGEKQRFSPY; encoded by the exons ATGGACACCGGTGTGATTGAAGGTGGATTAAATGTCACTCTCACCATCCGGCTACTTATGCATGGAAAG GAAGTTGGCAGTATCATCGGAAAG AAAGGAGAATCAGTTAAGAAGATGCGTGAGGAG agtGGTGCACGTATCAACATCTCAGAAGGGAATTGTCCTGAGAGAATTATCACTTTGGCTGGACCCACTAATGCCATCTTCAAAGCCTTTGCTATGATCATTGACAAACTGGAAGAG gacATCAGCAGCTCTATGACCAATAGCACAGCTGCCAGTAGACCCCCAGTAACCCTGAGGCTGGTGGTCCCTGCTAGTCAGTGTGGCTCTCTCATTGGGAAAGGTGGTTGCAAGATCAAGGAAATACGAGAG AGTACAGGGGCTCAGGTCCAGGTGGCAGGGGATATGCTCCCCAACTCAACTGAGCGGGCCATCACTATTGCTGGCATTCCGCAATCCATCATTGAGTGTGTGAAACAGATCTGCGTGGTCATGTTGGAG TCCCCCCCGAAGGGCGTGACCATCCCGTACCGGCCCAAGCCGTCCAGTTCTCCAGTCATCTTTGCAGGTGGTCAG TTGACCAAGCTGCACCAGTTGGCAATGCAACAGTCTCATTTTCCCATGACGCATGGCAACACCGGATTCAGTG GCATTGAATCCAGCTCTCCAGAGGTGAAAGGCTATTGGg CAGGTTTGGATGCATCTGCTCAGACTACTTCTCATGAACTCACCATTCCAAACGAT ttgaTTGGCTGCATAATCGGGCGCCAAGGCGCCAAAATCAATGAGATCCGTCAGATGTCTGGGGCGCAGATCAAAATTGCGAACCCAGTGGAAGGATCTACTGATAGGCAGGTTACCATCACTGGATCTGCTGCCAGCATTAGCCTGGCTCAATATCTAATCAATGTCAG TTTAGAAAACGCTAAACCCTCCTCCCAGGCAGCCTCCGTCACGATCCCTGATCACCTCAGCATCAACCTCTCTCAACCCTCcaccccttcttcttcttcttcctcctccaccaccaccccctcgcTCGCCACAGCGGGGACCTCCGACGCACCCTCCAGCCTCCCCAACCCTCTTCCGACCGCCCCTTGTGTCTCCAGTCTGCTTGGCATGAAACCCATCCCTCTCCTGGCTCTAAATGTTGTGTCTGCTGCTAAGGGTACCGGGGCTTCagctaccaccaccaccacctctgccGTGCCATGTGTAACTAACAAACTGAAAGGCGAGAAACAGAGATTCTCCCCCTACTGA
- the PCBP2 gene encoding poly(rC)-binding protein 2 isoform X22, with the protein MDTGVIEGGLNVTLTIRLLMHGKEVGSIIGKKGESVKKMREESGARINISEGNCPERIITLAGPTNAIFKAFAMIIDKLEEDISSSMTNSTAASRPPVTLRLVVPASQCGSLIGKGGCKIKEIRESTGAQVQVAGDMLPNSTERAITIAGIPQSIIECVKQICVVMLESPPKGVTIPYRPKPSSSPVIFAGGQAYTIQGQYAIPQPDLTKLHQLAMQQSHFPMTHGNTGFSGIESSSPEVKGYWAGLDASAQTTSHELTIPNDLIGCIIGRQGAKINEIRQMSGAQIKIANPVEGSTDRQVTITGSAASISLAQYLINVRLSSETGGMGSS; encoded by the exons ATGGACACCGGTGTGATTGAAGGTGGATTAAATGTCACTCTCACCATCCGGCTACTTATGCATGGAAAG GAAGTTGGCAGTATCATCGGAAAG AAAGGAGAATCAGTTAAGAAGATGCGTGAGGAG agtGGTGCACGTATCAACATCTCAGAAGGGAATTGTCCTGAGAGAATTATCACTTTGGCTGGACCCACTAATGCCATCTTCAAAGCCTTTGCTATGATCATTGACAAACTGGAAGAG gacATCAGCAGCTCTATGACCAATAGCACAGCTGCCAGTAGACCCCCAGTAACCCTGAGGCTGGTGGTCCCTGCTAGTCAGTGTGGCTCTCTCATTGGGAAAGGTGGTTGCAAGATCAAGGAAATACGAGAG AGTACAGGGGCTCAGGTCCAGGTGGCAGGGGATATGCTCCCCAACTCAACTGAGCGGGCCATCACTATTGCTGGCATTCCGCAATCCATCATTGAGTGTGTGAAACAGATCTGCGTGGTCATGTTGGAG TCCCCCCCGAAGGGCGTGACCATCCCGTACCGGCCCAAGCCGTCCAGTTCTCCAGTCATCTTTGCAGGTGGTCAG GCCTATACCATTCAAGGACAGTATGCCATTCCACAGCCAGAT TTGACCAAGCTGCACCAGTTGGCAATGCAACAGTCTCATTTTCCCATGACGCATGGCAACACCGGATTCAGTG GCATTGAATCCAGCTCTCCAGAGGTGAAAGGCTATTGGg CAGGTTTGGATGCATCTGCTCAGACTACTTCTCATGAACTCACCATTCCAAACGAT ttgaTTGGCTGCATAATCGGGCGCCAAGGCGCCAAAATCAATGAGATCCGTCAGATGTCTGGGGCGCAGATCAAAATTGCGAACCCAGTGGAAGGATCTACTGATAGGCAGGTTACCATCACTGGATCTGCTGCCAGCATTAGCCTGGCTCAATATCTAATCAATGTCAG
- the PCBP2 gene encoding poly(rC)-binding protein 2 isoform X15: MDTGVIEGGLNVTLTIRLLMHGKEVGSIIGKKGESVKKMREESGARINISEGNCPERIITLAGPTNAIFKAFAMIIDKLEEDISSSMTNSTAASRPPVTLRLVVPASQCGSLIGKGGCKIKEIRESTGAQVQVAGDMLPNSTERAITIAGIPQSIIECVKQICVVMLETLSQSPPKGVTIPYRPKPSSSPVIFAGGQDRYSTGSDSASFPHTTPSMCLNPDLEGPPLEAYTIQGQYAIPQPDLTKLHQLAMQQSHFPMTHGNTGFSGIESSSPEVKGYWAGLDASAQTTSHELTIPNDLIGCIIGRQGAKINEIRQMSGAQIKIANPVEGSTDRQVTITGSAASISLAQYLINVRLSSETGGMGSS; this comes from the exons ATGGACACCGGTGTGATTGAAGGTGGATTAAATGTCACTCTCACCATCCGGCTACTTATGCATGGAAAG GAAGTTGGCAGTATCATCGGAAAG AAAGGAGAATCAGTTAAGAAGATGCGTGAGGAG agtGGTGCACGTATCAACATCTCAGAAGGGAATTGTCCTGAGAGAATTATCACTTTGGCTGGACCCACTAATGCCATCTTCAAAGCCTTTGCTATGATCATTGACAAACTGGAAGAG gacATCAGCAGCTCTATGACCAATAGCACAGCTGCCAGTAGACCCCCAGTAACCCTGAGGCTGGTGGTCCCTGCTAGTCAGTGTGGCTCTCTCATTGGGAAAGGTGGTTGCAAGATCAAGGAAATACGAGAG AGTACAGGGGCTCAGGTCCAGGTGGCAGGGGATATGCTCCCCAACTCAACTGAGCGGGCCATCACTATTGCTGGCATTCCGCAATCCATCATTGAGTGTGTGAAACAGATCTGCGTGGTCATGTTGGA gactcTCTCCCAGTCCCCCCCGAAGGGCGTGACCATCCCGTACCGGCCCAAGCCGTCCAGTTCTCCAGTCATCTTTGCAGGTGGTCAG GACAGGTACAGCACAGGCAGCGACAGTGCGAGCTTTCCCCACACCACCCCGTCCATGTGCCTCAACCCTGACCTGGAGGGACCACCTCTAGAG GCCTATACCATTCAAGGACAGTATGCCATTCCACAGCCAGAT TTGACCAAGCTGCACCAGTTGGCAATGCAACAGTCTCATTTTCCCATGACGCATGGCAACACCGGATTCAGTG GCATTGAATCCAGCTCTCCAGAGGTGAAAGGCTATTGGg CAGGTTTGGATGCATCTGCTCAGACTACTTCTCATGAACTCACCATTCCAAACGAT ttgaTTGGCTGCATAATCGGGCGCCAAGGCGCCAAAATCAATGAGATCCGTCAGATGTCTGGGGCGCAGATCAAAATTGCGAACCCAGTGGAAGGATCTACTGATAGGCAGGTTACCATCACTGGATCTGCTGCCAGCATTAGCCTGGCTCAATATCTAATCAATGTCAG
- the PCBP2 gene encoding poly(rC)-binding protein 2 isoform X9, whose translation MDTGVIEGGLNVTLTIRLLMHGKEVGSIIGKKGESVKKMREESGARINISEGNCPERIITLAGPTNAIFKAFAMIIDKLEEDISSSMTNSTAASRPPVTLRLVVPASQCGSLIGKGGCKIKEIRESTGAQVQVAGDMLPNSTERAITIAGIPQSIIECVKQICVVMLETLSQSPPKGVTIPYRPKPSSSPVIFAGGQLTKLHQLAMQQSHFPMTHGNTGFSGIESSSPEVKGYWAGLDASAQTTSHELTIPNDLIGCIIGRQGAKINEIRQMSGAQIKIANPVEGSTDRQVTITGSAASISLAQYLINVSLENAKPSSQAASVTIPDHLSINLSQPSTPSSSSSSSTTTPSLATAGTSDAPSSLPNPLPTAPCVSSLLGMKPIPLLALNVVSAAKGTGASATTTTTSAVPCVTNKLKGEKQRFSPY comes from the exons ATGGACACCGGTGTGATTGAAGGTGGATTAAATGTCACTCTCACCATCCGGCTACTTATGCATGGAAAG GAAGTTGGCAGTATCATCGGAAAG AAAGGAGAATCAGTTAAGAAGATGCGTGAGGAG agtGGTGCACGTATCAACATCTCAGAAGGGAATTGTCCTGAGAGAATTATCACTTTGGCTGGACCCACTAATGCCATCTTCAAAGCCTTTGCTATGATCATTGACAAACTGGAAGAG gacATCAGCAGCTCTATGACCAATAGCACAGCTGCCAGTAGACCCCCAGTAACCCTGAGGCTGGTGGTCCCTGCTAGTCAGTGTGGCTCTCTCATTGGGAAAGGTGGTTGCAAGATCAAGGAAATACGAGAG AGTACAGGGGCTCAGGTCCAGGTGGCAGGGGATATGCTCCCCAACTCAACTGAGCGGGCCATCACTATTGCTGGCATTCCGCAATCCATCATTGAGTGTGTGAAACAGATCTGCGTGGTCATGTTGGA gactcTCTCCCAGTCCCCCCCGAAGGGCGTGACCATCCCGTACCGGCCCAAGCCGTCCAGTTCTCCAGTCATCTTTGCAGGTGGTCAG TTGACCAAGCTGCACCAGTTGGCAATGCAACAGTCTCATTTTCCCATGACGCATGGCAACACCGGATTCAGTG GCATTGAATCCAGCTCTCCAGAGGTGAAAGGCTATTGGg CAGGTTTGGATGCATCTGCTCAGACTACTTCTCATGAACTCACCATTCCAAACGAT ttgaTTGGCTGCATAATCGGGCGCCAAGGCGCCAAAATCAATGAGATCCGTCAGATGTCTGGGGCGCAGATCAAAATTGCGAACCCAGTGGAAGGATCTACTGATAGGCAGGTTACCATCACTGGATCTGCTGCCAGCATTAGCCTGGCTCAATATCTAATCAATGTCAG TTTAGAAAACGCTAAACCCTCCTCCCAGGCAGCCTCCGTCACGATCCCTGATCACCTCAGCATCAACCTCTCTCAACCCTCcaccccttcttcttcttcttcctcctccaccaccaccccctcgcTCGCCACAGCGGGGACCTCCGACGCACCCTCCAGCCTCCCCAACCCTCTTCCGACCGCCCCTTGTGTCTCCAGTCTGCTTGGCATGAAACCCATCCCTCTCCTGGCTCTAAATGTTGTGTCTGCTGCTAAGGGTACCGGGGCTTCagctaccaccaccaccacctctgccGTGCCATGTGTAACTAACAAACTGAAAGGCGAGAAACAGAGATTCTCCCCCTACTGA
- the PCBP2 gene encoding poly(rC)-binding protein 2 isoform X11 → MDTGVIEGGLNVTLTIRLLMHGKEVGSIIGKKGESVKKMREESGARINISEGNCPERIITLAGPTNAIFKAFAMIIDKLEEDISSSMTNSTAASRPPVTLRLVVPASQCGSLIGKGGCKIKEIRESTGAQVQVAGDMLPNSTERAITIAGIPQSIIECVKQICVVMLETLSQSPPKGVTIPYRPKPSSSPVIFAGGQLTKLHQLAMQQSHFPMTHGNTGFSGIESSSPEVKGYWGLDASAQTTSHELTIPNDLIGCIIGRQGAKINEIRQMSGAQIKIANPVEGSTDRQVTITGSAASISLAQYLINVSLENAKPSSQAASVTIPDHLSINLSQPSTPSSSSSSSTTTPSLATAGTSDAPSSLPNPLPTAPCVSSLLGMKPIPLLALNVVSAAKGTGASATTTTTSAVPCVTNKLKGEKQRFSPY, encoded by the exons ATGGACACCGGTGTGATTGAAGGTGGATTAAATGTCACTCTCACCATCCGGCTACTTATGCATGGAAAG GAAGTTGGCAGTATCATCGGAAAG AAAGGAGAATCAGTTAAGAAGATGCGTGAGGAG agtGGTGCACGTATCAACATCTCAGAAGGGAATTGTCCTGAGAGAATTATCACTTTGGCTGGACCCACTAATGCCATCTTCAAAGCCTTTGCTATGATCATTGACAAACTGGAAGAG gacATCAGCAGCTCTATGACCAATAGCACAGCTGCCAGTAGACCCCCAGTAACCCTGAGGCTGGTGGTCCCTGCTAGTCAGTGTGGCTCTCTCATTGGGAAAGGTGGTTGCAAGATCAAGGAAATACGAGAG AGTACAGGGGCTCAGGTCCAGGTGGCAGGGGATATGCTCCCCAACTCAACTGAGCGGGCCATCACTATTGCTGGCATTCCGCAATCCATCATTGAGTGTGTGAAACAGATCTGCGTGGTCATGTTGGA gactcTCTCCCAGTCCCCCCCGAAGGGCGTGACCATCCCGTACCGGCCCAAGCCGTCCAGTTCTCCAGTCATCTTTGCAGGTGGTCAG TTGACCAAGCTGCACCAGTTGGCAATGCAACAGTCTCATTTTCCCATGACGCATGGCAACACCGGATTCAGTG GCATTGAATCCAGCTCTCCAGAGGTGAAAGGCTATTGGg GTTTGGATGCATCTGCTCAGACTACTTCTCATGAACTCACCATTCCAAACGAT ttgaTTGGCTGCATAATCGGGCGCCAAGGCGCCAAAATCAATGAGATCCGTCAGATGTCTGGGGCGCAGATCAAAATTGCGAACCCAGTGGAAGGATCTACTGATAGGCAGGTTACCATCACTGGATCTGCTGCCAGCATTAGCCTGGCTCAATATCTAATCAATGTCAG TTTAGAAAACGCTAAACCCTCCTCCCAGGCAGCCTCCGTCACGATCCCTGATCACCTCAGCATCAACCTCTCTCAACCCTCcaccccttcttcttcttcttcctcctccaccaccaccccctcgcTCGCCACAGCGGGGACCTCCGACGCACCCTCCAGCCTCCCCAACCCTCTTCCGACCGCCCCTTGTGTCTCCAGTCTGCTTGGCATGAAACCCATCCCTCTCCTGGCTCTAAATGTTGTGTCTGCTGCTAAGGGTACCGGGGCTTCagctaccaccaccaccacctctgccGTGCCATGTGTAACTAACAAACTGAAAGGCGAGAAACAGAGATTCTCCCCCTACTGA